Proteins from a genomic interval of Cardiobacteriaceae bacterium TAE3-ERU3:
- the dnaJ gene encoding molecular chaperone DnaJ: MADKDLYKILGISKGASKEEIKKAYRKMAAKHHPDRNPGDAEAEQRFKDVKKAYEILSDDQKRAVYDQHGFDAASGNGPGGFGAGGFGGGNFSDIFGDVFGDIFGGGRQGGQRQNRGRDLAYELDLSLEEAVAGCEKTLRIPTQVACKQCDGSGATEKSSKRTCPSCQGAGQVRMQQGFFSIAQTCPNCKGKGQLIENPCDRCHGDGRVREQKNLTVSIPAGVDTGDRIRLSGEGEAGENGAPSGDLFVEVRVRKHAIFTREGDDLHCEMPISFVTACLGGELEVPTLSGRVNLTIPAETQTGKTFRLRGKGVKSVRSRSEGDLYCTVNIETPVKLSSKQKELLEEFGKTIEEGGNRHAPKEKGFFDSVKSFFDNL, encoded by the coding sequence ATGGCAGACAAAGACTTATACAAAATACTCGGCATCAGCAAAGGTGCTTCCAAAGAGGAAATCAAAAAAGCCTACCGAAAAATGGCGGCCAAGCACCATCCGGATAGAAATCCCGGTGATGCAGAAGCAGAGCAACGCTTTAAAGACGTCAAAAAGGCCTATGAGATCCTCTCAGACGACCAGAAACGCGCCGTCTACGATCAGCATGGTTTTGACGCTGCTAGTGGCAACGGACCAGGAGGCTTTGGCGCAGGTGGCTTTGGTGGCGGCAACTTCAGCGATATCTTTGGTGACGTCTTTGGTGACATATTTGGCGGTGGCCGACAAGGTGGCCAACGACAAAACCGCGGTCGTGACCTCGCTTATGAATTAGATTTATCACTTGAGGAAGCTGTCGCAGGCTGCGAAAAAACGCTGCGCATTCCAACTCAGGTAGCCTGTAAGCAGTGTGATGGCAGTGGCGCTACAGAGAAATCCAGTAAGCGCACTTGCCCAAGCTGCCAAGGTGCTGGCCAAGTACGCATGCAACAAGGATTCTTTTCTATTGCACAGACTTGCCCGAACTGTAAAGGCAAAGGTCAGCTGATCGAGAATCCATGTGACCGTTGCCACGGCGACGGGCGCGTACGCGAACAGAAAAACCTCACCGTCAGCATTCCAGCTGGTGTTGATACCGGAGACCGTATCCGCTTATCTGGTGAAGGTGAAGCTGGTGAAAATGGTGCGCCGTCCGGTGACTTGTTCGTCGAAGTGCGCGTACGCAAGCACGCCATCTTTACTCGTGAAGGCGACGATTTGCATTGTGAAATGCCGATCAGTTTCGTCACTGCGTGTCTTGGTGGTGAACTTGAAGTCCCTACCCTCTCAGGCCGCGTTAACCTGACCATCCCAGCCGAAACGCAAACCGGCAAAACGTTCCGCTTGCGCGGCAAAGGTGTCAAGTCGGTACGCAGCCGTAGCGAAGGTGACCTGTATTGCACAGTCAATATAGAAACACCTGTCAAACTTTCTTCCAAACAGAAAGAATTGCTTGAAGAATTCGGCAAGACTATTGAAGAAGGCGGTAACCGCCATGCACCGAAGGAAAAAGGCTTTTTTGACAGCGTCAAGAGCTTTTTCGACAATCTCTAA
- a CDS encoding lipoate--protein ligase: MYFVDNQNHYDASTNIALETYLVENRLVDEPILLFYINDPSIIIGRNQNTIEEINREYVGEHNINVVRRMSGGGAVYHDRGNLSFCFIKDDDGSFRDFNSFTRPVIEALHHMGVNGAELRGRNDLVIGDKKFSGNAMYVQKGRMTAHGTILYDSDLDVVTEALKPAQEKIISKGIKSIRSRVTNIKPHMNKKWQQISTEELRDQLLLYIFGVEKREDVKEYILTEEDWAAVEKIRAERFANYDWNYGRSPKFELQRRKKFDAGLVDIRLNVEKGHITDLKIYGDFFGLGNIADVEQALIGTAYERSHIEQALQGIDVQKYFGNISEEELVTLIY; encoded by the coding sequence ATGTATTTTGTCGATAACCAAAACCACTATGACGCCAGCACCAATATTGCGCTGGAAACCTATCTTGTTGAAAACCGCCTTGTCGATGAACCTATCCTGCTGTTTTACATAAATGATCCATCGATTATTATCGGGCGCAATCAAAACACCATCGAAGAAATCAACCGCGAATACGTCGGGGAGCACAACATCAATGTCGTGCGCCGGATGTCCGGTGGTGGCGCGGTATATCACGACCGCGGCAACCTCTCATTCTGCTTTATCAAGGATGATGATGGCTCATTTCGCGACTTTAACAGCTTCACCCGACCAGTGATCGAAGCCCTACACCATATGGGCGTCAATGGCGCTGAATTGCGTGGGCGAAACGACTTGGTAATCGGTGATAAAAAGTTTTCCGGCAATGCCATGTATGTGCAAAAAGGTCGCATGACCGCACACGGCACCATCCTCTACGACAGCGACCTCGATGTCGTCACCGAAGCACTCAAGCCCGCCCAAGAAAAGATCATTTCCAAAGGTATTAAATCCATTCGCAGCCGTGTCACCAATATCAAGCCACACATGAATAAAAAGTGGCAGCAGATCAGCACAGAAGAATTGCGAGATCAGCTGTTGCTGTATATTTTTGGGGTAGAAAAGCGTGAAGATGTCAAAGAATACATCTTGACTGAGGAAGATTGGGCAGCTGTTGAAAAAATCCGTGCTGAACGCTTTGCCAACTATGACTGGAACTACGGACGCTCGCCCAAATTTGAGCTTCAGCGGCGTAAAAAATTTGACGCTGGCTTGGTCGATATCCGCCTTAACGTTGAAAAAGGCCACATCACCGACCTGAAAATCTACGGTGATTTCTTCGGCCTCGGTAACATCGCCGACGTTGAGCAAGCCCTGATTGGCACAGCCTATGAGCGTAGCCACATCGAGCAAGCTTTACAAGGCATAGACGTACAAAAGTATTTTGGCAACATCAGCGAGGAAGAGCTGGTCACGCTAATTTATTAA